In Achromobacter xylosoxidans A8, a single window of DNA contains:
- a CDS encoding oxidative damage protection protein: MARIVNCVKLKREAEGLDFPPYPGELGTKIWQSISKEAWEEWKGIQTRLVNENRLNLADARARKYLKEQMERFLFEDGTVEAQGYVPPSA, from the coding sequence ATGGCCCGTATCGTCAACTGTGTGAAATTGAAGCGTGAAGCCGAAGGGCTGGATTTTCCGCCCTATCCCGGCGAACTCGGCACCAAGATCTGGCAGAGCATTTCCAAGGAAGCTTGGGAAGAATGGAAGGGCATCCAGACGCGTCTGGTCAATGAAAACCGCCTGAACCTGGCGGACGCCCGCGCCCGCAAGTATCTGAAAGAACAGATGGAGCGCTTCCTGTTCGAAGACGGCACCGTCGAAGCGCAGGGCTACGTTCCGCCCTCGGCCTGA
- the rpiA gene encoding ribose-5-phosphate isomerase RpiA: MLSQQELKQQAADAALEFVEQVAGPDAIIGVGTGSTADLFIDGLARFKGRIGGTVASSERSAARLAGHGLKVLDLNDITTMPIYVDGADEIDANLHMIKGGGGALTREKIVASVAGRFICIADESKLVQTMGKFPLPVEVIPMARESVARALAMLGGQPKLREGFVTDNGNIILDVSGLSITDAQGLEARVNNLAGVVTCGLFAIAGADVALLATQNGIRRLDRRA; the protein is encoded by the coding sequence ATGCTTTCCCAGCAAGAACTCAAGCAGCAAGCCGCCGACGCGGCCCTGGAATTCGTTGAACAGGTCGCCGGCCCGGACGCCATCATCGGCGTGGGCACGGGGTCCACGGCCGATCTCTTCATCGATGGCCTGGCCCGTTTCAAGGGCCGGATCGGCGGCACGGTGGCCAGCTCCGAGCGCAGCGCCGCCCGGCTGGCCGGGCATGGACTGAAGGTGCTGGACCTGAACGACATCACGACGATGCCGATCTATGTCGACGGCGCCGACGAGATCGACGCCAACCTGCACATGATCAAGGGCGGCGGCGGCGCGCTGACGCGCGAGAAGATCGTGGCCTCGGTGGCCGGGCGCTTCATCTGCATCGCCGACGAATCCAAGCTGGTGCAGACCATGGGCAAGTTCCCGCTTCCGGTCGAAGTCATTCCCATGGCCCGCGAGTCCGTGGCGCGCGCCCTGGCGATGCTGGGCGGCCAGCCCAAGCTGCGCGAGGGATTCGTCACCGATAACGGCAACATCATCCTGGACGTGTCCGGCCTGTCCATCACCGACGCGCAGGGCCTCGAAGCCCGCGTCAACAACCTGGCGGGCGTGGTGACTTGCGGCCTGTTCGCGATCGCCGGCGCCGACGTGGCGCTGCTGGCCACGCAGAACGGCATCCGCCGCCTGGATCGCCGCGCCTGA
- a CDS encoding phosphocholine-specific phospholipase C: protein MKEESRLSPSAAPSSPIERALGIAPDRRTGTLQDVRHVVILMQENRSFDHYFGTLPGVRGFADPHPAPTLAGNVLTQADGATRVRPYALQAEYASDAQVGYITPHTWDDAQRAWNDGRMDQWLPAKSRLGMGAYRSAEVPFQTALANAFTLCDAYHCSIHAGTNPNRLFLWTGTNDPQGLAGGPALVNTFDRPGPASEGYAWTTYPERLQDAGVDWRIYQDMADNYHDNPLAGFRQYRRQHAGAAADAPLRDRGLSTCTLDQLARDIADGTLPQVSWIIAPTADSEHPEVSSPARGGAYTERVLDILTRNPEVWSRCVFFVTYDENDCFFDHMPPPAPPARAADGLSGGLSTVELDGEYHDARHGPSAATPDDPAGLHGRGFGLGPRVPMLAVSPWSRGGWVNSQVFDHTSVIRFLEARFGVLEPNISAWRREIAGDLTSAFDFAGDHIAAPSGPRRACALPYALEIQGRMAADGGHYRLTLRNPGAAGAVLHVYDRRALELAPRRYTVGAGARLDDGWRLHDGGAYDLWLLGPDGLHRQFRGDARDAGALEAQVTPTATGLSLRLVNRGEAPQPVKVESRIGDGWCAMAHVQADGALELAYGGCQGWYDLEISAPAMPAFCRRLAGRVDAGKPGLPDPRLQAGATLPLD from the coding sequence ATGAAAGAAGAATCGCGCCTGTCCCCGTCCGCCGCCCCCTCCTCGCCCATCGAACGCGCGCTAGGCATCGCGCCCGACCGCCGCACGGGTACGCTGCAGGACGTGCGGCACGTGGTGATCCTGATGCAGGAAAACCGGTCCTTCGACCACTATTTCGGCACCTTGCCCGGCGTGCGCGGATTCGCGGATCCGCATCCCGCCCCCACGCTGGCCGGCAATGTACTGACGCAGGCGGACGGCGCAACACGGGTTCGGCCCTATGCCCTGCAGGCGGAATACGCCAGCGATGCGCAGGTGGGCTACATCACGCCGCATACCTGGGACGACGCGCAGCGCGCCTGGAACGACGGCCGCATGGATCAATGGCTGCCCGCCAAGAGCCGGCTGGGCATGGGCGCCTATCGCAGCGCGGAGGTGCCGTTCCAGACCGCGCTGGCAAACGCCTTCACCCTGTGCGACGCCTATCATTGCTCGATCCACGCCGGCACCAATCCCAACCGCCTGTTCCTCTGGACCGGCACCAATGATCCGCAAGGCCTGGCCGGAGGACCGGCGCTGGTCAACACGTTTGACCGCCCGGGCCCCGCCAGCGAAGGCTACGCCTGGACCACCTATCCCGAGCGCCTGCAGGACGCCGGCGTGGATTGGCGCATCTACCAGGACATGGCGGACAACTACCACGACAACCCGCTGGCCGGCTTCCGGCAATACCGGCGCCAGCATGCGGGCGCAGCCGCCGACGCCCCCTTGCGCGACCGCGGCCTGTCCACTTGCACGCTGGACCAACTGGCCCGCGATATCGCCGACGGCACGCTGCCGCAGGTGTCGTGGATCATTGCGCCCACGGCCGATTCCGAACACCCCGAGGTCTCGTCGCCGGCCCGGGGCGGCGCCTACACGGAGCGCGTGCTGGACATCCTGACCCGCAATCCGGAGGTCTGGAGCCGCTGCGTGTTCTTCGTCACCTACGACGAGAACGACTGCTTCTTCGACCACATGCCGCCGCCCGCGCCGCCGGCCCGCGCAGCCGACGGCCTGTCGGGCGGCCTGTCCACGGTCGAACTGGATGGCGAATACCATGACGCGCGCCACGGGCCCAGCGCCGCCACGCCGGACGACCCCGCCGGCCTGCACGGCCGCGGATTCGGCCTGGGGCCGCGCGTGCCGATGCTGGCGGTCTCGCCCTGGAGCCGCGGCGGCTGGGTCAATTCCCAGGTGTTCGACCACACCTCGGTGATCCGCTTCCTGGAGGCGCGCTTCGGCGTGCTCGAACCCAATATCAGCGCCTGGCGGCGCGAGATCGCCGGCGACCTGACCTCGGCCTTCGATTTCGCCGGGGACCATATCGCGGCCCCTTCAGGCCCGCGGCGGGCCTGCGCCCTGCCCTATGCGCTGGAGATCCAGGGCAGGATGGCCGCCGACGGCGGACACTACCGGTTGACCCTGCGCAACCCCGGCGCCGCGGGCGCGGTGCTGCATGTCTACGACCGCCGCGCGCTGGAACTTGCCCCGCGCCGCTATACCGTGGGCGCAGGCGCGCGGCTGGACGACGGCTGGCGCCTGCACGATGGCGGCGCATATGACTTGTGGCTGTTGGGTCCCGACGGCCTGCACCGGCAGTTCCGCGGCGATGCGCGCGATGCCGGCGCACTGGAGGCGCAAGTCACGCCGACGGCGACTGGCCTGAGCCTGCGTCTCGTCAATCGCGGCGAGGCGCCGCAGCCGGTGAAAGTGGAGTCGCGCATCGGCGACGGCTGGTGCGCCATGGCGCACGTGCAGGCGGACGGCGCGCTGGAACTCGCCTATGGCGGTTGCCAGGGGTGGTACGACCTGGAGATCAGCGCGCCCGCCATGCCGGCCTTCTGCCGCAGGCTGGCCGGCCGCGTCGACGCCGGCAAACCCGGCCTGCCGGACCCGCGCCTGCAAGCTGGGGCGACGCTGCCGCTGGACTGA
- the phoU gene encoding phosphate signaling complex protein PhoU: MSEHTNKQFDADLESVRSQFLQMGGLVEAMIQEAIDALASGDMSLVDKVREREKEVNRHEVEIDESISRILARHQPTAIDLRMLMAVSKMLTDMERSGDEAEKVATVARRIHEAELRHIPVIELRHMAAAVRTMLHQALDAFARLDPIQAAAVVRSDKEVDKEWKGALRHLITYMIEDPRTISRAIDMIFIARALERIGDHAKNMSERVIYMVKGADVRHTGVKNTERLARGEEEEGTEE, from the coding sequence ATGTCGGAGCATACAAACAAGCAGTTCGATGCGGACCTCGAAAGCGTCCGTTCGCAGTTCCTGCAAATGGGCGGCTTGGTGGAAGCCATGATCCAGGAGGCCATCGACGCGCTCGCCAGCGGCGACATGTCCTTGGTCGACAAGGTTCGTGAGCGGGAAAAGGAAGTCAACCGCCACGAAGTCGAAATCGACGAAAGCATCAGCCGCATCCTGGCGCGCCACCAGCCCACCGCCATCGACCTGCGCATGCTGATGGCCGTGTCCAAGATGCTGACCGACATGGAGCGTTCCGGCGATGAAGCCGAGAAGGTCGCCACCGTCGCGCGCCGCATCCACGAGGCTGAGCTGCGCCATATTCCGGTGATCGAACTGCGCCACATGGCCGCCGCAGTCCGCACCATGCTGCATCAGGCATTGGACGCGTTCGCCCGCCTGGATCCCATCCAGGCCGCGGCCGTCGTGCGCAGCGACAAGGAAGTGGACAAGGAATGGAAGGGCGCGCTGCGCCACCTGATCACCTACATGATCGAGGATCCGCGCACCATTTCGCGCGCCATCGACATGATCTTCATCGCGCGCGCGCTGGAACGCATCGGCGACCACGCCAAGAACATGTCCGAGCGCGTCATTTACATGGTCAAGGGTGCCGACGTGCGCCACACCGGCGTGAAGAACACCGAGCGCCTGGCGCGCGGCGAAGAAGAAGAGGGCACGGAAGAGTAA
- a CDS encoding isovaleryl-CoA dehydrogenase: MSSFATHAVSNQVPPLEDYSLYETDPALREAVRREGAQAWVSDLAAHGAWLGRAQTLEAGAQANRCPPRLISYDRGGHRIDRVEFHPSWNLLMGGIMARGLHSRAWAQPEPGAQVARAAAYVMQGQVEAGTLCPTTMTFAAVPLLQREPPGVVDFGGQWLNALYSREFDGADAPLAAKRSALIGMGLTEKQGGSDLRAVTTRATPVGAAGRGRAYLLVGHKWFFSVPQADAHLVLAQTDEGLSCFFVPRWIPDGPRNAVRVRRLKDKLGNRSNASAEVEFEDAWGVMVGEPGRGLTVLLEMAATTRLDCVLGSAALLRQALVQSVHHARHRRAFGKPLIDQPLMRNVLVDLALESEAAMALGLRLARAVDERADASARALVRVGTPAAKLWVCKRAIAAVAECMEVCGGNGYVDDGPMPRLYRETPVNSIWEGSGNVMALDVLRALQREAAALPALEREFGQATGQYQDFDDALTRWRALLADEAQAEFQARRIAAGLARLWQAALLIQHAPAPVAQAFAASRLNTRGGVFGELAAGTDAQAILARAWPAAAC; this comes from the coding sequence ATGTCATCGTTTGCGACGCACGCCGTATCCAACCAGGTGCCGCCCCTGGAGGACTACTCCCTGTACGAGACCGATCCGGCCTTGCGCGAGGCGGTGCGGCGCGAAGGCGCGCAAGCCTGGGTGTCAGACTTGGCGGCGCATGGCGCCTGGCTGGGCCGGGCGCAGACGCTGGAGGCCGGCGCCCAGGCCAACCGCTGCCCGCCGCGCCTGATCAGCTACGACCGCGGCGGCCACCGCATCGACCGCGTCGAATTCCACCCGTCATGGAATCTGCTGATGGGCGGCATCATGGCGCGCGGCCTGCACAGCCGCGCCTGGGCGCAGCCCGAGCCGGGCGCGCAGGTGGCGCGGGCAGCCGCCTATGTGATGCAGGGGCAGGTCGAGGCGGGCACCTTGTGTCCCACCACCATGACTTTCGCGGCGGTGCCGCTGCTGCAGCGCGAACCCCCAGGCGTGGTGGATTTCGGCGGGCAGTGGCTGAACGCCTTGTATTCCCGCGAGTTCGACGGCGCCGACGCGCCGCTGGCCGCCAAGCGCTCGGCCCTCATCGGCATGGGCCTGACCGAAAAGCAGGGCGGCTCCGACCTGCGCGCCGTCACCACGCGCGCCACGCCGGTGGGCGCGGCCGGCCGTGGACGCGCCTATCTGCTGGTCGGACACAAATGGTTTTTCTCGGTGCCGCAAGCCGACGCACACCTGGTGTTGGCGCAGACCGATGAAGGGCTCAGCTGCTTTTTCGTGCCGCGCTGGATACCGGACGGGCCGCGCAATGCGGTGCGCGTGCGCCGGCTGAAGGACAAGCTTGGCAATCGCAGCAATGCCAGCGCCGAGGTCGAATTCGAGGACGCCTGGGGCGTCATGGTGGGCGAACCGGGCCGCGGCCTGACGGTGCTGCTGGAGATGGCGGCCACCACGCGCCTGGATTGCGTGTTGGGCAGCGCGGCGCTGCTGCGGCAGGCGCTGGTGCAGTCGGTCCATCATGCGCGGCATCGGCGCGCCTTCGGCAAGCCCCTGATCGATCAGCCCCTCATGCGCAACGTGCTGGTTGACCTGGCGCTCGAAAGCGAGGCGGCCATGGCGCTGGGCCTGCGGCTGGCGCGCGCGGTGGACGAACGCGCCGACGCCTCAGCGCGGGCCCTGGTCCGCGTGGGTACGCCCGCCGCCAAACTGTGGGTCTGCAAGCGCGCCATCGCCGCGGTGGCCGAATGCATGGAGGTCTGCGGCGGCAACGGCTACGTGGACGACGGTCCCATGCCCAGGCTTTACCGCGAAACGCCGGTCAACTCCATCTGGGAAGGTTCCGGCAACGTGATGGCGCTGGACGTGCTGCGGGCCTTGCAGCGCGAGGCCGCAGCGCTGCCTGCACTGGAGCGCGAGTTCGGGCAGGCGACGGGGCAGTACCAGGACTTCGACGACGCGCTGACGCGCTGGCGGGCCTTGTTGGCCGACGAGGCCCAGGCCGAGTTCCAGGCGCGCCGCATCGCTGCAGGTCTGGCGCGGCTGTGGCAGGCCGCCTTGCTGATCCAGCATGCGCCCGCGCCGGTGGCGCAAGCCTTCGCCGCCAGCCGCCTGAACACGCGCGGCGGCGTGTTCGGCGAACTCGCCGCCGGCACGGATGCCCAGGCGATCCTGGCGCGGGCGTGGCCCGCCGCCGCATGCTAA